In a genomic window of Magnolia sinica isolate HGM2019 chromosome 14, MsV1, whole genome shotgun sequence:
- the LOC131224855 gene encoding chaperone protein dnaJ 49 — protein MDSNKDEALRCIRIAEAAIASGNKQRALKFIRIAQRLDCNLSVDELLAACGTLDSTASTSATEERPVGQNPREPMPRKDADVSNGDRNYTDEHVKLIREIKKNKDYYVILGVERSCSIEEIRKAYRKLSLKVHPDKNKAPGSEEAFKMVSKAFKCLSDEESRRQYDQTGLVEEFEYNQQHNVRRRRRTTHDMFDENFDPDEIFRSFFFGSQPEVFRSAHVYRAARGMASQQRGNAHSGGFNVMMLLQLLPILVIFLIAYLPFSEPDYALQKTYSYQIPKVTDKYGVEFYVKSSDFDQQFPEGSPSRANLEYHIVRDYKSMLGRYCHMEMQRRQWSRNYPTPHCDKLRSFGVA, from the coding sequence ATGGACAgtaacaaagatgaagctttgaGATGCATCCGAATTGCCGAAGCGGCTATTGCATCCGGCAACAAGCAACGTGCATTGAAATTCATTAGAATTGCTCAACGTCTGGACTGTAACCTATCAGTTGATGAGCTTTTAGCGGCGTGTGGGACACTAGATTCTACTGCCTCCACCTCGGCTACTGAGGAGAGGCCTGTAGGTCAAAATCCAAGAGAGCCGATGCCTCGGAAAGACGCTGATGTGTCGAATGGGGATCGGAATTATACCGATGAGCATGTTAAGCTGATTCGGGAAATCAAGAAAAACAAGGATTACTATGTGATTCTCGGTGTAGAGAGGAGCTGCTCCATCGAGGAGATCAGGAAGGCTTACAGGAAGCTATCTCTTAAGGTCCACCCTGACAAGAACAAGGCCCCAGGTTCAGAAGAGGCATTCAAGATGGTTTCTAAGGCTTTCAAGTGTTTGAGTGATGAAGAGTCAAGGAGGCAATATGATCAGACAGGTTTGGTCGAAGAATTCGAATACAACCAGCAGCACAATGTCAGGAGGAGGAGAAGGACCACACATGATATGTTTGATGAGAATTTCGACCCGGATGAGATTTTCAGGTCTTTCTTCTTTGGTTCGCAGCCGGAGGTGTTCCGATCTGCACATGTTTATAGGGCAGCTAGAGGAATGGCCAGTCAGCAAAGGGGGAATGCCCATAGTGGAGGGTTCAATGTAATGATGTTGCTTCAGCTACTGCCTATCTTGGTTATCTTCCTAATAGCATATCTGCCCTTCTCTGAGCCAGACTATGCCTTGCAAAAGACGTATTCCTATCAGATCCCGAAGGTAACTGACAAATATGGGGTAGAATTTTATGTCAAGTCGTCTGATTTTGATCAGCAATTCCCGGAAGGAAGTCCTTCCAGAGCAAATCTCGAGTACCATATAGTGAGGGACTACAAAAGCATGCTTGGGCGCTACTGTCACATGGAAATGCAAAGGCGTCAGTGGTCTAGAAATTATCCCACACCCCACTGTGACAAGCTACGGAGTTTTGGAGTCGCCTGA